From one Streptococcus oralis genomic stretch:
- a CDS encoding tRNA (adenine(22)-N(1))-methyltransferase: MISKRLELVASFVPQGAILLDVGSDHAYLPIELVERGQIKSAIAGEVVEGPYQSAVKNVESHNLKERIQVRLANGLAAFEEADQVSVITIAGMGGRLIATILKEGLEKLANVERLILQPNNREDDLRIWLQANGFQIVAESILEEAGKFYEILVVESGQMKLSASDVRFGPFLSKEVSPVFVQKWQKEAVKLEFALEQIPEKNLEERQVLVDKIQAIKEVLSC, from the coding sequence ATGATTTCAAAGAGATTAGAATTGGTGGCGTCCTTTGTACCGCAGGGAGCTATTTTACTAGATGTGGGAAGTGACCATGCTTATCTGCCCATCGAGTTAGTTGAGAGAGGCCAAATCAAAAGCGCCATTGCAGGGGAAGTGGTGGAAGGACCCTACCAGTCAGCGGTTAAAAATGTTGAAAGTCACAATCTAAAAGAGAGAATTCAAGTCCGTTTAGCCAATGGCTTGGCAGCCTTTGAAGAGGCTGACCAAGTATCGGTTATCACCATTGCTGGTATGGGTGGCCGTTTGATTGCTACCATATTGAAAGAAGGTTTGGAAAAGCTAGCTAATGTAGAGCGTTTAATCCTCCAGCCCAATAATCGTGAAGACGACTTGCGCATTTGGTTGCAAGCCAATGGTTTTCAGATTGTGGCAGAAAGCATTCTAGAAGAAGCAGGCAAATTCTACGAGATTTTGGTGGTGGAATCAGGACAAATGAAGCTATCAGCAAGTGATGTCCGCTTTGGTCCCTTCTTATCCAAAGAAGTCAGCCCAGTTTTTGTCCAAAAATGGCAAAAAGAAGCGGTTAAGCTAGAGTTCGCCCTCGAACAAATCCCAGAAAAAAATCTGGAGGAACGTCAAGTTTTAGTAGATAAAATTCAAGCCATCAAGGAGGTGCTTTCATGCTAG
- a CDS encoding Nif3-like dinuclear metal center hexameric protein, which produces MLASEVIQAYEAFCPQEFSMEGDSRGLQIGTLDKDIQSVMVALDIREETVAEAIEKGVDLIIVKHAPIFRPIKDLIASRPQNQIYIDLIKHDIAVYVSHTNIDIVENGLNDWFCQMLGIEETIYLQETGPERGIGRIGNIQPQTFGELAQHVKQVFGLDSLRMVHYQESDLQKPISRVAICGGSGQSFYKDALAKGADVYITGDIYYHTAQDMLSDGLLALDPGHYIEVLFVEKIAALLTQWKEEKGWTIDIVPSQASTNPFHHI; this is translated from the coding sequence ATGCTAGCAAGTGAAGTAATACAAGCTTATGAAGCCTTTTGCCCTCAGGAATTTTCAATGGAGGGTGACAGTCGTGGCCTGCAAATTGGCACTTTGGATAAGGATATCCAAAGTGTCATGGTAGCTCTCGATATTCGTGAAGAAACGGTGGCTGAAGCCATTGAAAAGGGTGTGGATTTGATTATCGTTAAGCACGCGCCAATTTTCCGTCCTATCAAGGATCTGATAGCCAGCCGTCCGCAAAATCAGATTTACATCGACCTGATCAAGCATGACATCGCAGTTTATGTCAGCCATACCAATATTGACATCGTTGAAAATGGCCTCAATGACTGGTTCTGTCAGATGTTAGGTATTGAGGAAACGATCTATCTACAGGAGACAGGTCCAGAACGTGGAATTGGACGGATTGGGAATATTCAGCCTCAGACATTTGGGGAATTGGCCCAACATGTCAAGCAAGTCTTTGGTCTAGATAGTCTTCGAATGGTTCATTATCAAGAGAGTGATTTGCAGAAGCCCATTTCAAGAGTAGCCATCTGTGGTGGTAGTGGTCAATCTTTCTATAAGGATGCTTTAGCAAAGGGAGCAGATGTCTATATAACTGGTGATATATACTATCACACAGCTCAGGATATGCTGTCTGATGGTTTGCTGGCATTGGACCCGGGCCACTATATCGAAGTGCTTTTTGTGGAAAAAATTGCTGCACTCCTTACTCAATGGAAGGAAGAAAAGGGTTGGACTATTGATATTGTACCTAGTCAAGCATCGACCAATCCTTTCCACCATATCTAG
- a CDS encoding NAD(P)/FAD-dependent oxidoreductase translates to MKKVAIIGAGIVGATAAYYLSKESDLEVTVFDHGKGQATKAAAGIISPWFSKRRNKAWYKMARLGADFYVDLLADIEKSGQEIDFYQRSGVFLLKKDESKLEELYELALQRREESPLIGQLAILDQASANELFPGLQGFDSLLYASGGARVDGHLLVTRLLEASQVKLVKEKVSLTPLATGYQIGEEVFDQLILATGAWLGDILEPLGYEVDVRPQKGQLRDYQLSKDLASSPVVMPEGEWDLIPFAGGKLSLGATHENDMGFDLTVDETLLHQMEEAALPHYPALAEAKSSGERVGIRAYTSDFSPFFGQVPGLAGVYAASGLGSSGLTTGPIIGYHLAQLVQDKELTLDPVNYPIANYVKRVKSE, encoded by the coding sequence ATGAAAAAAGTTGCCATTATTGGAGCAGGGATTGTAGGGGCAACTGCTGCCTACTACCTCTCTAAAGAAAGTGATCTAGAGGTGACCGTTTTTGACCATGGAAAGGGGCAAGCAACCAAGGCTGCAGCGGGAATTATCAGTCCTTGGTTTTCCAAACGTCGCAATAAAGCCTGGTATAAGATGGCGCGCTTGGGGGCTGACTTTTATGTGGATTTGTTGGCTGATATAGAAAAGTCTGGTCAGGAAATTGATTTTTACCAGCGTTCGGGAGTTTTTCTCTTGAAAAAGGATGAATCCAAGTTAGAAGAACTCTATGAACTAGCACTCCAGCGTAGGGAAGAATCTCCCTTGATAGGTCAATTAGCCATTTTAGACCAAGCATCTGCAAATGAATTATTCCCTGGTTTGCAGGGATTTGACAGCCTGCTCTATGCTTCTGGTGGGGCACGGGTGGATGGCCACCTATTAGTGACTCGTTTGCTAGAAGCCAGTCAAGTCAAGCTGGTCAAAGAAAAAGTGAGTCTGACACCTTTAGCAACTGGCTATCAGATTGGCGAAGAGGTGTTTGATCAGCTTATTCTAGCGACGGGAGCTTGGTTGGGGGACATTTTGGAACCTTTAGGATATGAAGTAGATGTTCGTCCCCAAAAGGGGCAACTCCGAGATTATCAGCTCTCCAAAGACCTAGCATCTTCCCCTGTTGTCATGCCAGAAGGGGAGTGGGATTTGATCCCTTTTGCAGGTGGGAAATTGTCCTTGGGCGCTACCCATGAAAATGATATGGGATTTGATTTGACGGTAGATGAAACCTTGCTCCATCAAATGGAGGAGGCAGCCTTGCCTCACTACCCAGCCTTGGCAGAAGCGAAATCATCTGGTGAGCGTGTGGGAATCCGTGCCTACACCAGTGATTTCTCCCCATTTTTTGGACAAGTGCCAGGATTGGCAGGTGTCTATGCGGCTAGTGGTCTAGGTTCATCAGGTCTCACAACGGGTCCAATCATCGGGTATCATCTAGCCCAGCTGGTCCAAGACAAGGAGTTGACCTTGGACCCAGTAAACTACCCAATCGCAAACTATGTCAAACGAGTAAAAAGCGAATAA
- the galE gene encoding UDP-glucose 4-epimerase GalE, translating to MQEKILVTGGAGFIGTHTVIELIQAGHQVVVVDNLVNSNRKSLEVVERITGVEIPFYEADIRDTDTLRDIFKQEEPTGVIHFAGLKAVGESTRIPLAYYDNNIAGTVSLLKAMEENNCKNIIFSSSATVYGDPHTVPILEDFPLSVTNPYGRTKLMLEEILTDIYKADSEWNVVLLRYFNPIGAHESGDLGENPNGIPNNLLPYVSQVAVGKLEQVQVFGDDYDTEDGTGVRDYIHVVDLAKGHVAALKKLQKGSGLNIYNLGTGKGYSVLEIIQNMEKAVGRPIPYRIVERRPGDIAACYSDPAKAKAELGWEAELDITQMCEDAWRWQSKHPNGFED from the coding sequence ATGCAAGAAAAAATTTTGGTAACAGGTGGAGCAGGTTTTATCGGAACCCACACTGTTATTGAATTGATCCAAGCAGGTCATCAAGTGGTTGTAGTGGATAACCTTGTCAACAGCAACCGTAAAAGTTTAGAAGTTGTTGAAAGAATCACAGGAGTTGAAATTCCTTTCTATGAGGCAGATATCCGTGATACTGATACTCTCAGAGATATTTTCAAGCAAGAAGAGCCAACAGGTGTGATTCACTTTGCTGGTTTGAAGGCTGTTGGCGAATCAACCCGTATCCCTCTTGCCTACTATGACAACAATATCGCTGGAACTGTCAGCCTTCTAAAAGCTATGGAAGAAAATAACTGTAAGAACATCATCTTCAGTTCTTCTGCGACAGTTTACGGAGATCCTCACACTGTTCCAATCTTAGAAGATTTCCCACTTTCAGTGACCAATCCATACGGTCGTACCAAGCTCATGTTAGAGGAAATTTTGACGGATATCTACAAGGCAGACTCAGAATGGAATGTGGTCTTGCTACGTTACTTTAACCCAATCGGAGCACATGAGAGCGGTGACTTGGGAGAAAATCCTAACGGAATTCCAAACAATCTCTTGCCTTATGTTTCACAAGTAGCAGTGGGCAAACTAGAACAAGTACAAGTGTTTGGAGATGATTACGATACAGAAGATGGAACCGGGGTTCGTGACTATATCCATGTTGTCGATTTAGCTAAAGGTCACGTTGCAGCTTTGAAAAAACTCCAAAAAGGTTCAGGTCTAAACATTTATAACCTTGGAACTGGTAAAGGTTACTCCGTTCTTGAAATTATCCAAAATATGGAAAAAGCAGTGGGACGTCCTATTCCTTACCGCATCGTAGAACGCCGCCCAGGTGATATCGCTGCCTGCTACTCAGACCCAGCAAAAGCCAAAGCAGAGCTCGGATGGGAAGCAGAACTCGACATCACCCAAATGTGTGAAGACGCATGGCGTTGGCAAAGCAAGCATCCAAATGGATTTGAAGACTAA
- a CDS encoding glycosyltransferase family 2 protein translates to MMISIIVPCLNEEEVLPLFYKSVEALLPDLGAEVEYVFVDDGSNDGTLELLKTYREQNPAVRYVSFSRNFGKEAALYAGLQHATGDLVVVMDADLQDPPSMLLEMKALLDQNADLDCVGTRRTSREGEPFFRSFCADLFYRLMQKISPVALPSGVRDFRMMRRSVVDAILTLTESNRFSKGLFAWVGFKTHYLDYPNVERQAGKTSWSFRQLFFYSIEGILNFSDFPLSIAFVAGLLSCFLSFVMTVFVVFRTLILGNPTSGWTSLMAVILFLGGIQLLTIGILGKYISKIYLETKKRPLYLVKEKSDLSIIEGKNNQKRL, encoded by the coding sequence ATGATGATCTCAATCATTGTCCCATGTCTAAACGAAGAGGAAGTACTTCCTCTTTTTTATAAGTCTGTGGAAGCTCTGCTTCCTGACTTGGGAGCAGAAGTCGAATATGTCTTTGTAGACGATGGCTCAAACGATGGGACCTTAGAGCTTTTGAAGACCTATCGGGAGCAAAATCCTGCGGTCCGTTATGTCTCATTCTCACGAAATTTTGGGAAAGAGGCAGCCTTATACGCAGGCTTGCAGCATGCAACTGGAGACCTGGTGGTCGTGATGGATGCAGACCTTCAGGATCCTCCTAGTATGCTACTTGAGATGAAAGCCTTACTAGACCAAAATGCAGACTTGGACTGTGTTGGGACACGGAGAACTAGTCGGGAGGGAGAACCCTTTTTCCGCAGTTTCTGTGCAGACCTCTTTTACCGCCTCATGCAAAAAATTAGCCCAGTGGCTCTACCCTCAGGTGTCCGTGATTTTCGTATGATGAGACGGTCTGTGGTAGATGCTATCTTAACCCTGACCGAATCCAATCGTTTTTCTAAAGGACTCTTTGCCTGGGTGGGTTTTAAAACGCACTATCTTGATTATCCAAACGTTGAACGACAGGCTGGCAAGACCAGTTGGAGTTTTAGACAACTCTTTTTCTACTCGATTGAAGGAATTCTTAACTTTTCAGATTTCCCCTTGAGTATAGCCTTTGTAGCGGGACTTCTATCTTGTTTTCTTTCTTTTGTGATGACTGTTTTTGTAGTGTTTCGGACTCTTATCCTGGGAAATCCCACATCTGGTTGGACATCTTTGATGGCTGTCATTCTCTTTCTTGGAGGGATTCAACTCCTGACGATTGGGATTCTCGGTAAGTATATCAGTAAGATTTATCTAGAAACCAAAAAAAGACCACTCTATCTCGTCAAAGAAAAAAGTGACCTTTCTATTATTGAAGGAAAAAATAACCAAAAAAGACTATAA
- a CDS encoding ferredoxin, with amino-acid sequence MKVTLIPERCIACGLCQTYSELFDYHDNGIVRFYDDPVELQREIAETSDVLEAIKNCPTRALLKDPS; translated from the coding sequence ATGAAAGTCACACTTATACCCGAACGGTGCATCGCCTGCGGGCTTTGCCAAACCTATTCTGAACTCTTTGATTACCATGATAATGGAATCGTTCGATTTTACGATGATCCAGTTGAATTGCAAAGAGAAATCGCTGAGACCAGCGATGTTCTGGAGGCCATCAAAAATTGTCCTACACGTGCACTTCTAAAAGATCCATCGTAG
- a CDS encoding SAG1386/EF1546 family surface-associated protein, protein MEKEPWQEDIYENNEEETRSERRHRKQKGKGVVANRVLTVLASLFFVIVVAMVVVLIYLSTGGSNRTSSLKDFYDASSPSTSSSSKVEASSSSSSKVEETASSESTPSESSSEEHTEGEGTLTVHPGEGEAALAQRAGISIAQLEALNPSHMSSGSWFANPGDVIKTR, encoded by the coding sequence ATGGAAAAAGAACCGTGGCAAGAAGATATTTACGAAAACAATGAGGAAGAAACAAGATCAGAGCGTCGACACCGGAAACAAAAAGGGAAGGGTGTTGTTGCGAATCGTGTCTTGACGGTTCTAGCTAGCCTCTTCTTTGTAATCGTTGTAGCAATGGTAGTTGTATTGATTTACCTATCAACCGGAGGAAGCAATCGTACTTCATCTTTGAAGGACTTCTATGATGCATCGTCTCCTTCTACAAGTTCAAGTTCTAAAGTAGAAGCATCATCATCTTCAAGTAGCAAGGTAGAGGAAACAGCTTCTTCTGAATCAACACCTTCAGAGAGCAGTTCGGAAGAACATACAGAAGGTGAAGGAACACTTACAGTACATCCTGGAGAGGGAGAAGCAGCTCTTGCTCAACGTGCAGGGATTTCCATTGCCCAGCTAGAAGCCCTAAATCCTTCTCATATGTCATCTGGATCTTGGTTTGCCAATCCAGGTGATGTGATTAAGACAAGATAG